A region from the Eretmochelys imbricata isolate rEreImb1 chromosome 16, rEreImb1.hap1, whole genome shotgun sequence genome encodes:
- the B3GALT9 gene encoding beta-1,3-galactosyltransferase 9 translates to MFCRLRTHHWCFIIFNIMLFHALLFGGDLLEEYFLHSLPVTYTDMKILKIREKARKLDMDPLKTNMSKSYIIRSSEVCSDQEVFLLVIVCSSPENRTRRNLIRLTWGNVTGIREYAVLILFALGKPASETIQLDISEESQKHGDIIEGNFLDSFENQTLKIVMSMEWTVTFCSTARFVLKTEEEMFVNIPSLAEYLLSLRTHLEDIYIGRVIHQDMPDRDPQSQSFVSLSQYQEEYYPDYCSGTAFVISQDVARKIYVVARETPVFVPPDVFVGICAKNAGIIPIQNSRFSGKKHIRYNRCCYKFIFTSSEMKDELFKEWREISDGKDCTLLETYYGLVSCRVLTYFDKFKHFNIETIKKEALHFTN, encoded by the coding sequence ATGTTCTGCAGACTTCGGACACACCACTGGTGTTTTATTATATTCAACATCATGCTCTTCCATGCTTTGCTGTTTGGAGGAGATTTACTGGAGGAATACTTTCTACATTCGCTACCTGTCACCTACACCGACATGAAAATTCTCAAAATCAGGGAGAAGGCCAGGAAATTAGACATGGATCCCCTAAAGACCAATATGTCCAAGTCTTACATCATCAGAAGTTCAGAAGTCTGCTCAGATCAAGAGGTATTTCTGCTTGTTATTGTGTGCAGCAGCCCAGAAAACAGGACAAGGCGTAACCTGATCAGACTAACATGGGGGAATGTGACAGGCATCAGGGAGTATGCTGTgcttattttgtttgctttaggAAAGCCAGCTTCAGAAACCATCCAGTTAGACATCAGTGAAGAGTCTCAAAAGCATGGAGATATCATTGAAGGAAACTTCCTTGATTCTTTTGAGAATCAGACACTGAAGATTGTGATGAGCATGGAGTGGACTGTAACATTCTGTTCCACCGCAAGGTTTGTTCTCAAAACCGAAGAAGAAATGTTTGTCAACATTCCAAGTTTGGCTGAATATTTGCTTAGCTTAAGAACACATCTTGAGGATATTTACATTGGAAGAGTCATTCATCAAGATATGCCTGACAGAGACCCTCAAAGCCAGAGCTTCGTTTCTCTCAGTCAATATCAAGAAGAGTATTACCCAGATTACTGTAGTGGAACGGCTTTTGTCATTTCCCAGGATGTTGCTCGGAAGATATACGTTGTTGCCAGGGAAACACCAGTTTTTGTTCCTCCTGACGTCTTTGTTGGAATCTGTGCTAAGAATGCTGGCATCATACCCATTCAAAATTCTAGATTTTCTGGGAAAAAGCACATTAGATACAATCGATGTTGCTACAAATTCATTTTCACCTCTTCCGAAATGAAAGATGAGCTATTTAAAGAATGGAGGGAGATAAGCGATGGGAAAGACTGCACTTTACTGGAAACTTATTATGGGCTGGTGTCCTGCAGAGTACTGACCTACTTTGACAAGTTTAAACATTTTAACATAGAAACAATAAAAAAGGAGGCTTTGCATTTTACCAATTAA